The following proteins come from a genomic window of Fontisubflavum oceani:
- a CDS encoding uroporphyrinogen-III synthase: MPDNAAPLLLLTRPTRVAERFAARFDGQIEVVIAPLQEIVPLEVTLNLASVGALAFTSGHAVERFATLSARRDIPAFCVGDRTAEVAQEIGLAATSAAGTVDDLAALILAAAPRGEILHLHGQHLRGDLTSACDRAASMQEGWRSMRRRPARHPRHSARRSQAGAPSSRHFSRPAAPNSLPKHLVRRRSKVLSCPVSARPSTRPCQAICEPLPTLPQRPMPRHWLRQYRDIFPPSGALRGMRPLAKLTRVLCRARQLDACFAIEGMAWWQGRPQTARAVAIRRMRIKETPVPPTM; encoded by the coding sequence ATGCCTGACAATGCCGCCCCCTTGTTGCTTCTGACGCGCCCGACCCGGGTCGCCGAACGGTTTGCCGCGAGGTTTGACGGCCAGATCGAGGTGGTGATCGCCCCCTTGCAAGAGATCGTACCGCTTGAGGTGACGCTGAACTTGGCAAGTGTCGGTGCCTTGGCATTCACCTCGGGCCACGCTGTGGAGCGCTTTGCGACCCTGTCCGCCCGGCGCGACATACCGGCGTTCTGCGTTGGGGATCGGACGGCCGAGGTCGCCCAAGAGATCGGGCTCGCGGCGACATCGGCCGCAGGCACTGTGGATGATTTGGCGGCACTAATCTTGGCGGCTGCTCCAAGGGGCGAAATCTTGCATCTGCATGGGCAGCATCTGCGCGGCGATCTGACAAGCGCCTGCGACAGGGCGGCCTCGATGCAAGAGGGCTGGCGGTCTATGCGCAGACGCCCTGCCCGCCACCCCCGACATTCCGCGCGGCGATCACAAGCCGGCGCCCCGTCATCGCGCCACTTTTCTCGGCCCGCAGCGCCGAACTCTTTGCCCAAGCACTTGGTGAGACGCCGGTCGAAGGTCTTGTCTTGCCCTGTCTCAGCCCGGCCATCCACGCGGCCTTGCCAAGCCATTTGCGAGCCTTTGCCGACCCTGCCGCAACGCCCGATGCCGAGGCATTGGCTGCGGCAATATCGAGACATATTTCCCCCTAGCGGCGCCTTGAGGGGCATGCGACCCTTGGCTAAGCTGACTCGGGTGCTCTGTCGGGCTCGACAACTAGACGCGTGCTTTGCAATTGAAGGAATGGCTTGGTGGCAAGGAAGACCTCAAACCGCTCGGGCGGTGGCGATCAGACGGATGAGGATCAAAGAGACGCCGGTGCCGCCGACGATGTGA